From Rutidosis leptorrhynchoides isolate AG116_Rl617_1_P2 chromosome 3, CSIRO_AGI_Rlap_v1, whole genome shotgun sequence, a single genomic window includes:
- the LOC139902703 gene encoding uncharacterized protein, protein MSLNISISVKNPNKADITYQESSAALRYKDHDIGNVPIPAGKIGATDTKQLNLTLTIFGDRLLTDVSVYGDAISGSFPVSTYTKIKGKIRLKFKITISNSLTLSQHQASSYWRIDCLVEPKSIFQLALKPMKI, encoded by the exons ATGTCACTTAATATATCAATATCCGTTAAAAACCCGAATAAAGCCGATATCACATACCAAGAAAGCTCGGCTGCTCTTCGGTACAAAGATCATGATATAGGCAATGTTCCGATTCCAGCTGGAAAGATTGGGGCCACTGATACTAAACAACTGAACCTCACATTAACGATTTTTGGTGATCGATTGCTGACCGATGTTAGCGTTTATGGTGATGCGATCAGTGGTAGTTTTCCGGTGTCTACTTATACTAAAATCAAGGGTAAAATTCGG ttaAAATTTAAGATAACTATATCAAATTCACTGACTTTGAGCCAACATCAAGCGTCGTCCTATTGGCGAATTGACTGCCTCGTAGAGCCTAAATCGATTTTTCAACTGGCTttgaaacccatgaaaatttga